A DNA window from Centroberyx gerrardi isolate f3 chromosome 5, fCenGer3.hap1.cur.20231027, whole genome shotgun sequence contains the following coding sequences:
- the snrpc gene encoding U1 small nuclear ribonucleoprotein C isoform X2 has translation MPKFYCDYCDTYLTHDSPSVRKTHCSGRKHKENVKDYYQKWMEEQAQSLIDKTTAAFQQGKIPPTPFPGGPPPGGPPRPGMLPTPPMGGPPMMPMMGPPPHGMMPGGPGGMRPPMGGHMQMMPGPPHMMRHPRPMMMPVRPGMMRPDR, from the exons ATGCCTAA ATTTTACTGTGACTACTGTGACACCTACCTTACACATGATTCG CCATCGGTGAGGAAAACCCACTGCAGTGGTcgaaaacacaaagaaaatgtgaaagatTACTACCAGAAATGGATGGAGGAGCAAGCTCAGAGCCTGATCGATAAAACAA CGGCTGCGTTTCAACAGGGAAAGATTCCTCCCACGCCGTTCCCTGGTGGCCCTCCCCCAG GTGGTCCTCCACGCCCAGGCATGCTGCCAACACCCCCTATGGGAGGTCCTCCTATGATGCCCATGATGGGACCTCCACCCCATGGAATGATGCCTGGTGGACCTG GCGGCATGAGGCCACCAATGGGAGGACACATGCAGATGATGCCAGGACCACCACACATGATGCGTCATCCTCGACCCATGATGATGCCAGTCAGGCCCGGCATGATGCGACCGGACAGATAA
- the snrpc gene encoding U1 small nuclear ribonucleoprotein C isoform X1, protein MPKFYCDYCDTYLTHDSPSVRKTHCSGRKHKENVKDYYQKWMEEQAQSLIDKTTAAFQQGKIPPTPFPGGPPPGEAVVLQLHSGPPRPGMLPTPPMGGPPMMPMMGPPPHGMMPGGPGGMRPPMGGHMQMMPGPPHMMRHPRPMMMPVRPGMMRPDR, encoded by the exons ATGCCTAA ATTTTACTGTGACTACTGTGACACCTACCTTACACATGATTCG CCATCGGTGAGGAAAACCCACTGCAGTGGTcgaaaacacaaagaaaatgtgaaagatTACTACCAGAAATGGATGGAGGAGCAAGCTCAGAGCCTGATCGATAAAACAA CGGCTGCGTTTCAACAGGGAAAGATTCCTCCCACGCCGTTCCCTGGTGGCCCTCCCCCAGGTGAGGCCGTCGTCCTTCAGCTCCACA GTGGTCCTCCACGCCCAGGCATGCTGCCAACACCCCCTATGGGAGGTCCTCCTATGATGCCCATGATGGGACCTCCACCCCATGGAATGATGCCTGGTGGACCTG GCGGCATGAGGCCACCAATGGGAGGACACATGCAGATGATGCCAGGACCACCACACATGATGCGTCATCCTCGACCCATGATGATGCCAGTCAGGCCCGGCATGATGCGACCGGACAGATAA